One window of the Streptomyces sp. NBC_00259 genome contains the following:
- a CDS encoding ATP-binding protein: MLAVSPDHRLHREEAMEICWPDADPHAALGSLRVALHAARRAVEPELAPRAASSYLIGEGAMLRLDPDTVWIDADEAEGLAEAALAHGDRVELAVALDAFTGELLPEDRYAPWSRARRERLAALREKTLLALAAAHLAAGATEEAVETAEQVLAASPAEEYAHRILMEAFIRQGLRRRAVHQYHLCREALDAEIGVRPGPETEALHRRALAAPTTAALSPRPALPAALRVPPSSPLRGRDDVLAELLGADTTPVLLVTGEAGLGKTRLVAEAARRAAEKGAVVLWGAGHDAEGQRPYGPFAEALEGWLADRSVEEWARTGAEYPELATLLPGRVEPKSWRSPEEERDRLFRASAALLGELAEQRPVLMVLDDLHAADAGSFQLLSHLARRARESGTGWRFLATLRPEELPGSDPRRHALEMLVRQSLARAVQPPRLPRQACLELAADALGSPAAAVPQRVWELSLGNPLFALELARALRDGVAGDSAAPEGVRQLVAQRLGRLDPTARRVVDVVAVAGQDAALVEVLDVARRCGQRQLSTAEATEAVEAAVAASVLEERPVAVEGRPMAGLAFRHPLVRMTCYEMLSAARRRLLHSAYAEAVLRRRPDAVDTLAAQLTRADDPRATGYLRRAAERAAAHYANDTADRYYAELTGRLDALVAESARARMDHSAVLRRMGRFEDAARLLREALAEMERCGDRDGRVLAAARLAELMAKTRSTDEGLRLLDACPPAPDTPAATASTHHLARAVLCFVAGRYEEGAAAARAAETAAQAVEGPERRGLLARALAMRATSLGLAGRFGETGPVAERALPHAKAYGDPQILTLVLSVLRETALRAGRLREAIETGRQALDLAERSGDPTATVFERANLARLHLLMEETAEARDLAETAVRETRPGLDWCVPYAQAALARVRIRMGEPGAGALLDEAERAARAQGDIQAQHGVRSVRAELELQEGRPEEALALLADPTMRPADLTARAWLACGRVKEAVEAAAAEVERAERAGERLAETDARTVHAAALAELGRERDAAEAFRRAAALAESLPYPAGSRRLALARRRCAAAPH; encoded by the coding sequence TTGCTCGCGGTCTCCCCGGACCACCGCCTCCATCGCGAGGAGGCGATGGAGATCTGCTGGCCGGACGCCGACCCGCACGCAGCGCTCGGCAGCCTGCGGGTGGCACTGCACGCTGCCCGCCGGGCCGTCGAGCCGGAGCTCGCGCCCCGGGCCGCGTCGTCCTACCTCATCGGCGAGGGGGCGATGCTGCGCCTGGACCCGGACACGGTATGGATCGACGCCGACGAAGCCGAAGGGCTCGCGGAGGCAGCCCTCGCGCACGGCGACCGAGTGGAACTCGCCGTCGCCCTCGACGCGTTCACCGGCGAACTTCTCCCCGAGGACCGGTACGCACCGTGGTCCCGGGCCCGCCGGGAACGACTGGCCGCACTGCGGGAGAAGACCCTCCTCGCACTGGCCGCCGCTCATCTTGCGGCCGGCGCCACCGAGGAAGCGGTGGAGACGGCCGAGCAGGTCCTCGCGGCCTCGCCCGCCGAGGAGTACGCGCACCGCATCCTGATGGAGGCGTTCATCCGGCAGGGGCTCCGACGCCGGGCCGTGCACCAGTACCACCTGTGCCGGGAGGCACTGGACGCGGAGATCGGCGTGCGGCCGGGCCCCGAGACGGAAGCGCTGCACCGCAGAGCCCTCGCCGCGCCGACCACGGCCGCCCTGTCGCCGCGGCCCGCGCTGCCGGCAGCTCTGCGGGTGCCACCCTCTTCGCCCCTGCGCGGCCGGGACGACGTGCTGGCCGAGTTGCTAGGAGCCGACACCACGCCTGTCCTCCTCGTCACCGGGGAGGCCGGGCTGGGCAAGACGCGCCTCGTTGCCGAGGCGGCTCGCCGGGCCGCCGAGAAGGGCGCGGTCGTGCTGTGGGGCGCCGGCCACGACGCGGAAGGGCAACGGCCGTACGGCCCGTTCGCAGAGGCACTCGAGGGCTGGCTGGCGGACCGCTCCGTCGAGGAGTGGGCCCGTACGGGTGCGGAGTATCCGGAACTGGCCACTCTCCTGCCGGGGAGGGTGGAGCCGAAGTCGTGGAGAAGCCCGGAGGAGGAGCGGGACCGCCTGTTCCGGGCATCGGCCGCGTTGCTCGGCGAACTGGCGGAGCAGCGGCCGGTGCTGATGGTTCTGGACGACCTCCATGCCGCGGACGCGGGCTCCTTCCAGCTCCTCAGCCATCTTGCGCGGCGGGCCCGGGAGAGCGGCACGGGGTGGCGGTTTCTCGCCACGCTGCGCCCCGAGGAGTTGCCGGGCTCCGATCCGCGGCGGCACGCGCTGGAGATGCTGGTGCGCCAGTCGCTGGCCCGGGCTGTCCAACCGCCCCGCCTGCCCCGGCAGGCGTGTCTCGAGCTCGCGGCCGACGCGCTGGGCTCCCCAGCCGCTGCCGTACCGCAACGGGTCTGGGAGCTGTCCCTGGGCAATCCGCTCTTCGCACTCGAACTGGCGCGTGCGCTGCGGGACGGTGTCGCCGGCGATTCGGCAGCACCCGAGGGAGTACGGCAGTTGGTCGCACAGCGGCTCGGACGACTCGACCCGACAGCCCGTCGCGTGGTGGACGTGGTCGCGGTGGCGGGTCAGGACGCGGCGCTCGTCGAGGTTCTCGACGTCGCCCGTCGCTGCGGGCAGCGACAGCTGTCGACGGCCGAGGCGACGGAGGCCGTGGAGGCCGCTGTCGCCGCCTCGGTGCTGGAGGAGCGGCCGGTGGCCGTCGAGGGCCGTCCGATGGCCGGGCTTGCCTTCCGCCATCCCCTGGTCCGGATGACCTGCTACGAGATGCTGTCGGCGGCCCGGCGGCGGCTGCTGCACTCGGCCTACGCGGAGGCGGTGCTCCGGCGCCGGCCGGATGCCGTGGACACGCTCGCCGCCCAGTTGACGCGCGCTGACGACCCGCGCGCCACCGGGTATCTGCGCCGGGCAGCGGAACGCGCGGCGGCCCATTACGCAAACGACACCGCAGACCGCTACTACGCGGAGCTCACCGGCCGACTCGACGCGCTGGTCGCCGAATCGGCCCGCGCTCGGATGGACCACAGCGCCGTACTGCGCCGGATGGGGCGGTTCGAGGACGCGGCACGGCTGCTGCGCGAGGCTCTGGCGGAGATGGAGCGCTGCGGCGACCGGGACGGACGGGTTCTCGCCGCAGCCCGGCTCGCCGAACTCATGGCGAAGACCCGGAGCACGGACGAGGGTCTCCGGCTGCTCGATGCCTGTCCGCCCGCCCCCGACACACCGGCGGCGACGGCGAGCACCCACCATCTGGCCAGGGCTGTGCTCTGCTTCGTCGCCGGCCGGTACGAGGAAGGGGCGGCGGCCGCGCGGGCGGCGGAAACCGCGGCGCAGGCGGTGGAGGGCCCGGAGCGCAGAGGGCTGCTCGCCCGGGCGCTGGCGATGCGTGCGACGTCCCTGGGCTTGGCCGGTCGCTTCGGGGAGACGGGCCCGGTCGCTGAACGCGCACTACCGCACGCGAAGGCGTACGGAGATCCGCAGATACTCACCTTGGTCCTTTCGGTCCTGCGGGAAACCGCTCTTCGGGCGGGGCGGTTGCGTGAGGCCATCGAAACGGGGCGGCAGGCGTTGGACCTCGCCGAGCGGTCCGGCGATCCGACGGCGACCGTCTTCGAGCGGGCGAACCTGGCCAGACTCCACCTGCTGATGGAGGAGACAGCCGAGGCCCGGGACCTGGCGGAGACCGCGGTGCGGGAGACGCGGCCGGGTCTCGACTGGTGCGTGCCCTACGCTCAGGCAGCCCTCGCCCGGGTGCGGATTCGCATGGGAGAGCCGGGTGCGGGCGCGCTGCTGGACGAAGCCGAGCGTGCGGCGCGCGCGCAGGGGGACATTCAGGCCCAGCACGGGGTGCGGTCGGTGCGGGCCGAGCTGGAGTTGCAGGAGGGGCGCCCGGAGGAGGCGTTGGCGCTCCTCGCAGACCCAACGATGAGGCCGGCGGACCTGACGGCCCGCGCGTGGTTGGCATGCGGGCGCGTCAAGGAGGCCGTCGAGGCGGCGGCGGCAGAGGTGGAGCGCGCCGAGCGGGCCGGCGAGCGGCTTGCGGAGACGGATGCGCGGACGGTGCATGCCGCCGCCTTGGCGGAACTGGGCCGCGAGCGGGATGCGGCGGAAGCATTCCGACGGGCGGCCGCCTTGGCGGAATCCCTTCCCTACCCGGCGGGCTCTCGCCGCCTGGCGTTGGCCCGCCGCCGATGCGCGGCGGCGCCCCACTGA
- a CDS encoding MerR family transcriptional regulator, with protein MQVTRRIGTTIKYYVREGLIPPGRRVVATQTDYDEHHLRRLRLVTALIQVGRVPVARAREVLAAAEDESLDLYSRLGAAVTSLPSYSVPDETDPAAAAARREVDAVADRLGWRYVKAAGRHSPAYGTLVSAVAALDRLGCPSSADRLMRYARPADLLAAGDLDEMEEFGTTPERVEAAVVLTVLYEPVLLSLRRLGHMEESRRRYADGPDGPDADC; from the coding sequence TTGCAGGTCACGCGGCGCATCGGTACGACGATCAAGTACTACGTGCGTGAGGGGCTGATCCCGCCCGGGCGCCGCGTCGTGGCGACGCAGACCGACTACGACGAGCACCATCTGCGCAGGCTGCGTCTGGTGACGGCGCTGATCCAGGTCGGGAGGGTGCCGGTGGCCAGGGCACGGGAGGTGCTGGCCGCGGCGGAGGACGAGTCGCTGGACCTGTACAGCCGGCTGGGCGCCGCGGTCACCTCACTGCCGTCCTATTCCGTGCCGGACGAGACCGACCCGGCCGCGGCCGCTGCCCGCCGCGAGGTGGACGCCGTGGCGGACCGGCTGGGCTGGCGGTACGTCAAGGCGGCGGGCCGCCATTCCCCCGCCTACGGCACCCTGGTGTCCGCGGTCGCCGCCCTGGACCGCCTCGGCTGTCCGAGCAGTGCTGATCGCCTGATGCGGTACGCCCGCCCCGCCGACCTGCTGGCGGCAGGCGACCTCGATGAGATGGAGGAGTTCGGCACGACACCGGAACGGGTCGAAGCGGCGGTGGTCCTGACCGTTCTGTACGAACCGGTGCTGCTCAGCCTGCGCCGTCTCGGCCACATGGAGGAGTCCCGGCGGCGCTATGCGGACGGGCCGGACGGGCCGGACGCGGACTGCTGA
- a CDS encoding cytochrome P450 has product MVEETPWQQSLRYANRANPYPFYEELRKTPVARQPDGSYVVSTYREIVALLHDNRVTSDPRKRPAEYQFANPFEGSIITEDPPEHDLDRRRMTRHFGPPERPHMIADLEPEIRRLTAELLDDMKGKTRIDLVDEFAFPLPVTIICKILGVPLESIPRFHDWIESALDGADLGPEANDPEQLRRAEKGVEEVGKLRQFLADLLDQYTEQPGPGMFSAMVHDTGPDGRMPQDTLVSDAVLLLFAGHETSVNLIAHSVLTMLRHPHVYEQLRHRPELVVPGVEEFLRLESSVHIWHTRAALEDIEIAGTTIPKGAPILLAYGSANRDPERFENPDEPVLDRPDNQHVGFSQSVHYCFGAPLARLETQIAVAEFVRRVENPRLVEDPPPYRRNQIFRGPRHLVVDIDGIRD; this is encoded by the coding sequence ATGGTCGAGGAAACCCCCTGGCAGCAGTCACTCCGCTACGCCAACCGCGCCAACCCGTATCCGTTCTACGAAGAGCTCCGCAAGACCCCGGTGGCGCGGCAGCCGGACGGCTCCTACGTCGTCAGCACCTACCGAGAGATCGTCGCGCTGCTCCACGACAACCGGGTCACCTCGGATCCGCGGAAGCGCCCCGCGGAGTACCAGTTCGCCAACCCCTTCGAGGGGTCGATCATCACCGAGGACCCGCCCGAGCACGATCTGGATCGCCGCCGGATGACGCGGCACTTCGGACCGCCCGAGCGCCCCCACATGATCGCTGACCTCGAGCCGGAGATCCGCCGCCTCACCGCCGAACTGCTGGACGACATGAAGGGCAAGACCCGGATCGACCTCGTCGACGAGTTCGCCTTCCCGCTGCCCGTGACCATCATCTGCAAGATCCTGGGCGTGCCGCTGGAGTCCATCCCGCGCTTCCACGACTGGATCGAGAGCGCCCTGGACGGCGCGGACCTCGGCCCGGAGGCGAACGACCCGGAGCAGCTTCGCCGGGCGGAGAAGGGCGTCGAGGAGGTGGGCAAGTTGCGGCAGTTCCTCGCCGACCTGCTCGACCAGTACACCGAGCAGCCCGGACCGGGCATGTTCTCGGCGATGGTCCACGACACCGGCCCCGATGGGCGCATGCCGCAGGACACGCTCGTCAGCGATGCCGTGCTCCTGCTCTTCGCCGGGCACGAGACGTCGGTCAATCTGATCGCCCACAGCGTGCTCACCATGCTGCGCCACCCCCACGTGTACGAACAGCTGCGCCACCGGCCCGAGCTGGTCGTGCCCGGCGTCGAGGAGTTCCTGCGCCTGGAGTCCTCGGTCCACATCTGGCACACCCGGGCAGCGCTCGAGGACATCGAGATCGCGGGCACCACGATCCCGAAGGGCGCGCCGATCCTCCTCGCGTACGGCTCGGCGAACCGCGACCCGGAGCGGTTCGAGAATCCCGACGAGCCGGTCCTCGATCGCCCCGACAACCAGCACGTCGGCTTCAGCCAGAGCGTCCACTACTGCTTCGGCGCCCCGCTCGCGCGGCTCGAGACCCAGATCGCGGTCGCGGAGTTCGTCCGCCGTGTGGAGAACCCGCGGCTCGTCGAGGATCCGCCGCCGTACCGCCGCAACCAGATCTTCCGCGGCCCGCGCCACCTCGTGGTCGACATCGACGGGATCCGCGACTGA
- a CDS encoding NAD(P)/FAD-dependent oxidoreductase — protein MSVPATVAELVRDFKANGRIVIIGASLAGLRAAEALRDEGFSGPLTIIGDEPYEPYERPPLSKQVLKGWVPADHTKLPRLREVDADWRLGVAATGLDRMTRNVHLATGEQVPYDRLLIATGTRARQWPNPAEAALDGVYTLRSRDDAARLQQALAARPSRVLIIGAGFIGSEMASVCRELDIPVTVVERGSAPLVGALGGVIGEIAAQMQRDHGVDLRCGVGVSSLDGDAGGHVRRAQLSDDTTIEADVVVTSLGSIRNVEWLEGSGLASGFWGVGCDAGGRAFDINGVVTDSVYVAGDVARSPHVLYEYQFLAMEHWDNAVLGAEVVAHNMVNLEPDYRPHLLLPGFWSGQFGVNIKSVGVPTFGDEIVFMQGSVKERRFAAAYGRRGRIVAAVTFDHGRWLEHYAQLIEQSGPFPPPPPGWDRPDDMKPIPAEFPAPGVPTAIPDVVLTGHDPSERRAEFRPR, from the coding sequence ATGAGCGTGCCGGCAACGGTCGCTGAGCTGGTGCGCGACTTCAAGGCCAACGGCCGGATCGTCATCATAGGTGCCTCCCTGGCGGGACTGCGGGCCGCCGAAGCCTTGCGTGATGAGGGCTTCAGCGGGCCTCTGACCATCATCGGGGACGAGCCGTACGAGCCCTACGAGCGTCCGCCGCTGTCCAAGCAAGTACTCAAGGGCTGGGTGCCGGCCGACCACACCAAGCTGCCCCGCTTGCGGGAAGTGGATGCGGACTGGCGGCTCGGGGTGGCCGCCACCGGGTTGGACCGGATGACCAGAAATGTGCACCTGGCCACCGGCGAGCAGGTCCCGTACGACCGGTTGCTGATCGCCACGGGCACCCGCGCGCGTCAGTGGCCGAATCCGGCCGAAGCCGCCCTGGACGGCGTGTACACGCTGCGCTCGCGTGACGACGCGGCACGGCTCCAACAGGCGCTGGCCGCGCGGCCGTCGCGGGTCCTGATCATAGGTGCCGGGTTCATCGGATCGGAGATGGCCTCCGTCTGCCGGGAACTCGACATCCCGGTGACCGTCGTCGAACGGGGTTCGGCGCCGCTGGTCGGCGCGCTCGGCGGGGTGATCGGCGAGATCGCCGCTCAGATGCAGCGCGACCACGGCGTGGACCTGCGCTGCGGGGTGGGCGTGTCGTCGCTGGACGGCGACGCGGGCGGACACGTGCGGCGTGCTCAGCTCTCGGACGACACCACCATCGAGGCCGACGTGGTGGTGACCTCGCTGGGGTCGATCCGCAACGTGGAATGGCTGGAGGGCTCCGGGCTGGCGTCCGGTTTCTGGGGCGTGGGCTGCGACGCCGGCGGCCGGGCCTTCGACATCAACGGCGTGGTGACCGACTCCGTCTACGTGGCGGGGGACGTGGCCCGCTCGCCCCACGTGCTGTACGAGTACCAGTTCCTCGCGATGGAGCACTGGGACAACGCCGTCCTCGGCGCCGAGGTCGTGGCGCACAACATGGTGAACCTCGAGCCCGACTACCGCCCGCATCTGCTGCTGCCCGGCTTCTGGTCCGGCCAGTTCGGCGTCAACATCAAGTCCGTCGGCGTGCCGACCTTCGGCGACGAGATCGTCTTCATGCAGGGGTCCGTCAAGGAGCGCCGGTTCGCCGCCGCCTACGGTCGTCGGGGCCGCATCGTCGCCGCCGTCACCTTCGATCACGGCAGGTGGCTGGAGCACTACGCGCAGCTGATCGAGCAGTCGGGTCCGTTCCCGCCCCCGCCGCCGGGCTGGGACCGGCCCGACGACATGAAGCCGATCCCGGCCGAGTTCCCCGCGCCAGGCGTCCCCACGGCGATACCCGACGTTGTCCTGACCGGCCACGATCCAAGCGAGCGCAGGGCCGAGTTCCGGCCCCGCTGA
- a CDS encoding ferredoxin: MRIVVDLNRCQGYAQCVFLAHEVFRLSGEEALTYEPNPDDERRLQVQRAAAACPVQAIVIDRLDGAERGGTS, encoded by the coding sequence ATGCGGATCGTCGTGGACCTGAATCGCTGCCAGGGATACGCGCAGTGCGTGTTTCTTGCCCACGAGGTCTTCAGACTGAGTGGTGAGGAGGCGCTCACCTACGAGCCGAACCCCGATGACGAGCGGCGTCTGCAGGTTCAACGAGCCGCTGCCGCCTGCCCGGTGCAGGCGATCGTGATCGACCGCTTGGACGGCGCGGAGCGGGGTGGGACGTCATGA
- a CDS encoding ArsR/SmtB family transcription factor, whose translation MTEEHPGAAEVVDSVLGALADPTRRQLLDLLAAQGEATATTLAERLPISRQAVVKHLAVLDAAGLVSGGRVGREVRYAVRPAALDTTARWMASLAADWDRRLANIKRVAEAAERDSSSTRPN comes from the coding sequence GTGACGGAAGAACATCCCGGCGCCGCCGAGGTCGTCGACAGCGTCCTCGGTGCGCTGGCCGACCCGACACGACGTCAGCTGCTTGATCTGCTCGCCGCACAAGGTGAGGCCACTGCCACAACGCTCGCCGAACGACTTCCCATCTCGCGGCAGGCAGTGGTCAAGCACCTCGCCGTCCTGGACGCCGCCGGGCTGGTTTCCGGCGGCCGGGTCGGACGCGAAGTGCGGTACGCGGTGCGGCCCGCGGCGCTGGACACGACGGCACGGTGGATGGCCTCGCTCGCGGCCGACTGGGACCGGCGGCTGGCGAACATCAAACGCGTCGCCGAGGCAGCGGAGCGGGATTCGAGTTCGACACGCCCCAACTGA
- a CDS encoding SRPBCC domain-containing protein, with amino-acid sequence MSEDRIERETLIAAPLERVWSLVAQPGFWVADKASLPGTVAREGESMVAKNAEHGDFPVRVEKVEPPTYLAYRWTSAFPGEELRENNSTLVEFTLTQEGDQTRLRVVESGFAALAGSEELRSQNLKDHSEGWPLELDALKTRAEQPST; translated from the coding sequence ATGAGCGAGGACCGGATCGAACGCGAAACCCTGATCGCGGCACCCCTGGAGCGGGTCTGGTCGCTGGTGGCTCAACCCGGGTTCTGGGTGGCCGACAAGGCTAGCCTGCCCGGCACCGTGGCCAGGGAGGGTGAGTCGATGGTGGCGAAGAACGCCGAGCACGGCGACTTCCCAGTGCGCGTGGAGAAGGTCGAGCCGCCGACATACCTGGCGTACCGCTGGACCAGCGCGTTCCCCGGAGAAGAGCTGCGCGAGAACAACAGCACCCTCGTGGAGTTCACGTTGACCCAGGAAGGCGACCAGACGCGGCTCCGCGTCGTGGAGAGCGGGTTCGCGGCGCTGGCCGGGTCCGAGGAGCTGCGCAGTCAGAACCTGAAGGACCACAGCGAAGGCTGGCCCCTGGAGCTCGACGCGCTCAAGACGCGCGCCGAACAGCCCTCCACGTGA
- a CDS encoding IS110 family transposase, which produces MPTALLSLTQRVRGLSAILIGVDPHKSSHTAVAVDATGHQVAQRRFTVNAGTFRQLMRWCQQWPERRFAVEGARGLGRMLAQQLAAAGENVVDVPSTLSARARLLATGGDRPSRSTCDVERRSALAALTRASHMAWPSSRPPRSSHPSSPTNDERQGATG; this is translated from the coding sequence ATGCCCACCGCACTCCTTTCCCTGACTCAGCGAGTGCGAGGCCTGTCTGCGATCCTGATCGGTGTCGATCCCCACAAGTCGTCCCACACCGCCGTTGCCGTCGACGCCACGGGTCACCAGGTGGCTCAGCGTCGGTTTACCGTCAACGCTGGCACCTTCCGCCAGCTGATGCGCTGGTGCCAGCAGTGGCCCGAACGCCGCTTCGCTGTCGAAGGAGCCCGAGGACTTGGCCGTATGCTCGCCCAGCAGCTGGCCGCCGCCGGCGAGAACGTGGTCGACGTTCCTTCCACCCTCTCGGCCCGGGCCCGGCTGCTGGCCACCGGCGGAGACCGCCCTTCGCGCTCGACCTGCGACGTCGAACGACGCTCGGCTCTTGCGGCCCTGACCAGGGCATCTCACATGGCCTGGCCATCATCGCGGCCCCCACGCAGCTCCCATCCGTCATCGCCAACCAACGATGAGCGCCAAGGTGCAACCGGTTGA
- a CDS encoding IS110 family transposase, whose amino-acid sequence MSSTSPAPKSRRRRSAGEVVLGVDTHRDAHVAAVLSLMGTVLATDEFPATAAGYRDLLKWARKLGAVGRAGVEGTGSFGASLSRYLLAQGVDLFDVNRMDRADRRRRGKSDPLDAQNAARAVLSGRARARAKSGDGPVQIARMYKLAKGSAVKARTQAVNQLKSVLITADPALREELAQLGNAELFRTCARLADVSGHEEDGEESVLQATRITLGLLAHRIGQLSEQIRSVDARLARLVKCHAPQLLDVVGIGPDTAVALLITVGDNPERLDNEASFAALCGVSPVERSSGRRQYRRLNRGGDRQANAALHRIVFTRLRVDPRTQVYYERRIKEGKTRREIVRCLKRYAAREVFHLVKQVQPAPRS is encoded by the coding sequence ATGTCCAGTACGTCGCCTGCTCCAAAGTCCCGCCGTCGTCGCTCCGCGGGGGAGGTGGTTCTGGGAGTGGATACGCACCGGGATGCGCATGTGGCTGCGGTGCTCTCGTTGATGGGGACTGTGCTTGCCACCGACGAGTTCCCGGCCACCGCGGCCGGATACCGCGATCTGCTGAAGTGGGCCAGGAAGTTGGGAGCCGTGGGGCGGGCCGGGGTGGAGGGGACCGGCTCCTTCGGAGCGTCCCTGTCGCGCTATCTGCTTGCCCAGGGCGTGGACTTGTTTGACGTGAATCGGATGGACCGGGCAGATCGTCGTCGGCGCGGCAAATCGGATCCGCTCGATGCCCAGAACGCAGCGCGAGCCGTATTGAGCGGGCGGGCCCGTGCCCGGGCCAAATCGGGCGACGGACCGGTGCAGATCGCCAGGATGTACAAGCTGGCCAAGGGGTCGGCGGTGAAAGCCCGCACCCAGGCCGTCAACCAGCTCAAGTCCGTCCTCATTACTGCTGACCCCGCCTTGCGGGAAGAGCTGGCCCAACTGGGCAATGCGGAACTCTTCCGGACCTGTGCGCGGCTCGCCGACGTGAGCGGTCACGAGGAGGACGGTGAGGAATCGGTGCTGCAGGCCACTCGGATCACGCTGGGTCTGCTGGCTCACCGGATCGGCCAGCTCTCCGAGCAGATCCGCAGTGTGGACGCTCGTCTGGCCCGCCTCGTGAAATGTCATGCCCCGCAGCTGCTCGACGTGGTGGGGATCGGTCCGGACACGGCCGTCGCTTTGCTGATCACGGTGGGGGACAATCCGGAACGCCTGGACAATGAGGCGTCCTTTGCCGCGCTGTGCGGGGTCAGTCCTGTCGAGCGTTCGTCGGGGCGCCGGCAGTACCGTCGACTCAACCGCGGTGGCGACCGTCAGGCCAACGCCGCGCTTCATCGAATCGTGTTCACCCGTCTGCGGGTCGATCCGCGCACGCAGGTCTACTACGAGCGTCGGATCAAGGAAGGCAAGACCCGTCGCGAAATCGTCCGTTGCCTCAAACGCTATGCGGCCCGAGAGGTCTTCCACCTGGTCAAACAGGTACAGCCAGCACCCCGCTCATAG
- the pcaDC gene encoding bifunctional 3-oxoadipate enol-lactonase/4-carboxymuconolactone decarboxylase PcaDC — protein sequence MSETPPNTLQYRVDGPEDAPVLILAPSLGTTWHMWDRQVPELSRQWRILRFDLPGHGGAPAHPAGSMTELADRLVATLDELGIQRFGYAGCSIGGAIGIELALRLPHRVASLALVAASPRFGTADEFRRRGVIVRTNGLDPVARTAPESWFTSGFAGAQPAIVEWAVQMVRTTDPGCYIAACEALAAFDVRADLGRVGVPTLVLVGSEDQLTGPAEARTLVAGIPDARLALVPGASHLAPVEQPGAVTDLLVRHFSLAWQDTLHAIPVPPISPSVSAPVAPVAEIAPPAEQPQAVGAVRPDPYEAGMRVRRAVLGDAHVDRAMAGADDFTGDFQELITRYAWGEVWTRDGLDRRTRSVVTLTALVAGGHLDELSFHTRAALRNGLTPAEIREILIHAAVYCGVPAANSAFRVAQTVIKEETTPHE from the coding sequence GTGAGCGAGACACCACCGAACACCCTGCAATACCGCGTTGACGGGCCAGAAGACGCCCCGGTCCTGATCCTGGCTCCCTCACTGGGTACCACATGGCACATGTGGGACCGGCAGGTGCCGGAGCTGTCCCGGCAGTGGCGGATTCTGCGCTTCGACCTGCCGGGGCACGGCGGCGCCCCCGCGCACCCGGCGGGCTCGATGACCGAGCTGGCCGACCGCCTGGTCGCCACCCTCGACGAGCTCGGCATCCAGCGCTTCGGCTACGCGGGCTGCTCCATCGGCGGCGCGATCGGCATCGAGCTGGCGCTGCGGCTGCCGCACCGGGTCGCGTCGCTGGCGCTCGTCGCCGCCTCGCCGAGGTTCGGCACCGCCGACGAGTTCCGCCGGCGCGGTGTGATCGTCCGTACCAACGGTCTCGACCCGGTGGCGCGCACGGCCCCCGAGAGCTGGTTCACGTCGGGCTTCGCGGGCGCGCAGCCCGCGATCGTCGAGTGGGCCGTGCAGATGGTGCGCACCACCGACCCCGGCTGCTACATCGCCGCCTGCGAGGCGCTCGCCGCGTTCGACGTACGCGCCGATCTGGGACGGGTCGGCGTGCCCACCCTGGTCCTGGTCGGCTCCGAGGACCAGCTCACCGGGCCCGCGGAGGCCCGCACCCTGGTCGCCGGGATACCGGACGCACGGCTCGCGCTGGTCCCCGGCGCCTCGCACCTCGCGCCCGTGGAGCAGCCGGGGGCGGTCACCGATCTGCTCGTACGCCACTTCTCCCTGGCCTGGCAGGACACGCTCCACGCGATTCCGGTGCCGCCGATCAGCCCGTCGGTCTCCGCGCCGGTCGCCCCGGTCGCCGAGATCGCCCCGCCCGCCGAGCAGCCGCAGGCGGTGGGCGCGGTGCGGCCCGATCCGTACGAGGCCGGGATGAGGGTCCGGCGGGCGGTGCTGGGCGACGCGCACGTGGACCGGGCGATGGCGGGCGCCGACGACTTCACCGGTGACTTCCAGGAGCTGATCACCCGGTACGCCTGGGGGGAGGTCTGGACCCGCGACGGCCTGGACCGCCGTACCCGCAGCGTCGTGACGCTCACCGCGCTGGTCGCGGGCGGCCACCTGGACGAGCTGTCCTTCCACACCCGGGCGGCGCTGCGGAACGGACTGACCCCGGCGGAGATCCGCGAGATCCTGATCCACGCGGCGGTGTACTGCGGCGTACCGGCCGCGAACTCCGCGTTCCGGGTCGCCCAGACGGTGATCAAGGAGGAGACCACTCCCCACGAGTAG